The following are encoded together in the Juglans microcarpa x Juglans regia isolate MS1-56 chromosome 2D, Jm3101_v1.0, whole genome shotgun sequence genome:
- the LOC121248231 gene encoding LOW QUALITY PROTEIN: sister chromatid cohesion protein SCC2 (The sequence of the model RefSeq protein was modified relative to this genomic sequence to represent the inferred CDS: inserted 2 bases in 2 codons; deleted 2 bases in 1 codon) — protein sequence MSNQIIPGSLVSASGSGSGWGHRGIGLSNTIHSEVAPCLPLPSLPVFCGASNQDLRLFDEPGRGSFSSLDRSEVLAQSSRIADLLRQTDVSYLNLKKDARVVSYGHAEPLELHDQVLQCHPEAFECSTAGPIKEQISSGTVSEKKPFEQSVPVTVQAQRGNSAAHNYHTDYVVTNHVSTSSSRKPKLKKKGGDDFSSSVGPDHAEIQDATIGSFCELLEDFCGRAEIPSDDRDEAEWLSVPLSDLRMLVTEIMSIRSKKLLHLVPVDVLVRLLKVLDHQIHRAEGLSIDECEHSDSDVVSSIFCALESIHAALAVMGYNEMQKQLYKEEIIERILEFSRHQIMDVMCAYDPSYRALHKPSENGEFEGDEDEEPGPEFGLASKKRRSIKTVRVKKSSLNKVSAAMNTILQKMCTILSLLKDLLLIERLSDSCILQLLKTSFTTFLVDNIQLLQLKAIGLISGIFYSYTQHRTYVIDEILQLLWKLPSSKRALRSYHLPDEEQRQIQMITALLIQLVHCSANLPEALRQATSGNPILEVSIDSSYPTKCQESATEACCLFWTRVLQRFASLKTQDASEMKAMMENLVMDLLTTLNLPEYPASAPILEVLCVLLLQNAGLKSKDISARTMAIDLLGTIAARLKRDSVLCRMDKFWILQELDNASDVDRSYPKGSCSICLDGRVEKLFFTCQGCQRLFHADCMGVREHEVPNRSWQCQICICRKQLLVLQSYCKSQCKDGGKKTHNLSEKNPEASDTIAKVEIVQQLLLNYLQDVGSDDVHLFVRWFYLCLWYKDDPQSQQKLIYYLARLKSKAIIRDSGTTSLLTRDSVKKITLALGQKNSFSRGFDKILHMLLASLRENSPVIRAKALRAVSIIVEADPEVLCDRRVQLAVEGRFCDSAISVREAALELVGRHIASHPDVGLQYFEKVAERIKDTGISVRKRAIKIIRDMCTSNGNFSGFTSACIEIISRVSDDESSIQDLVCKTFYEFWFEEPSGRETCFGDGSSVPLEVAKRTEQIVEMLRRMPNHQLLVTVIKRNLALDFFPQSAKAAGINPVSLTSVRKRCELMCKCLLEKILQVEEMNSEEVEVRALPYVLVLHAFCVVDPKLCAPASDLSQFVVTLQPYLKTQVDNRMVAQLLESVIFIIDSVLPLLRKLPQTVVEELEQDLKHMIVRHSFLTVVHACIKCLCSLGKVAGKAASVIEYLIQVFFKRLDTQPADNKQQVGRSLFCLGLLIRYGKSLLSDSSNRSIDVVSSLSLFKKYLRMEDFIVKVRSLQALGFVLIAWPEYMLENDIGKILEATLSSGCDVRIKMQALQNLYEYLLDAESQMGTDKASNNTIHCSVEGGHSVPVAAGAGDTNICXGIVQLYWDSILGRCLDFNEPVRQSALKIIEVVLRQGLVHPITCVPYLIALETDPQEVNSKLAHHLLMNMNEKYPAFFESRXGDGLQKSFIFIQSISGIHENVNQKVQYKVPGNVKGKPDGGSFSQARLGVSRIYKLIRGNRVSRNKFMSSIVRKFDNPSWNDSVVHFLMYCAEILALLPFTTPDEPLYLIYAINRVIQVRAGALEANMKGLSMYLSQRYLEKIPYENGQQEPAVKPDFNEVASMDLNGTIQHEPAVQPIFNHTVDLNESIRQETTDQPVPNHSISLETKIHSMGSDVSIVLSADDLRKVQADCLAATALQLLLKVKRHLKIVYSLNDARCQAFSPNEPAKPGEVLSRQNIPFAIGEIRTSLPTTHQELIQRYQEFKSSLKDDVVDYSLYTANTKRKRPTPRKGRKSGYLGGEDDEDDHDDGDWTGGVRRLSNSGRKGNSNRGSRQR from the exons GTCCTATTAAGGAGCAAATATCTAGCGGTACAGTATCAGAAAAGAAGCCCTTTGAACAAAGTGTGCCTGTCACAGTTCAAGCTCAAAGAGGCAATAGTGCTGCTCACAATTATCATACTGACTATGTTGTTACcaat CATGTATCAACGTCGTCTTCCAGAAAACCAAAACTCAAGAAGAAAGGTGGCGATGACTTCTCATCATCAGTTGGACCGGATCACGCTGAGATTCAAG ATGCCACCATCGGAAGCTTTTGTGAGTTGTTAGAGGACTTCTGTGGTAGAGCTGAAATTCCTAGTGATGATCGGGATGAAGCAGAGTGGTTATCAGTTCCTCTTTCTGATCTTAGAATGCTTGTAACTGAAATAATGTCTATCCGTTCAAAGAAACTTCTACATTTGGTTCCTGTAGATGTTCTTGTTAGGCTGTTAAAGGTTCTAGATCATCAGATACATCGAGCAGAAGGCTTGTCAATAGATGAATGCGAGCAC TCAGATTCAGATGTAGTTTCATCGATCTTTTGTGCTCTGGAGTCTATTCATGCTGCTCTAGCAGTGATGGGTTACAATGAAATGCAAAAGCAGCTATATAAAGAAGAG ATAATTGAAAGAATTCTGGAGTTCTCTAGGCATCAGATTATGGATGTTATGTGTGCGTATGATCCATCATATCGTGCTTTGCATAAACCAAGCGAAAATGGAGAATTTGAAG gtgatgaagatgaagagccTGGTCCTGAATTTGGTTTGGCAAGCAAGAAGCGGCGTAGCATTAAGACTGTTCGAGTGAAGAAGTCATCATTAAACAA GGTCTCTGCTGCAATGAATACTATTCTTCAGAAAATGTGCACTATTCTTAGTTTACTCAAGGATTTATTGTTAATAGAGAGATTATCTGATAGTTGCATCTTACAACTTTTGAAAACGAGCTTCACGACATTCTTGGTGGATAATATCCAACTCTTGCAACTGAAGGCAATTGGTTTAATTAGTGGG ATATTCTATTCATATACACAACATCGTACTTATGTGATAGATGAAATACTTCAGCTGCTTTGGAAGTTACCATCCTCAAAGCGAGCATTAAGATCCTATCACCTGCCTGATGAAGAACAAAGGCAGATTCAGATGATAACAGCTTTGCTGATTCAGTTGGTTCACTGTAGTGCAAACCTTCCTGAAGCTTTAAGGCAAGCAACAAGTGGCAATCCCATTTTAGAAGTCTCAATTGATTCTAGTTACCCAACCAAATGTCAAGAGTCAGCCACAGAGGCATGTTGTCTTTTTTGGACCCGTGTGCTTCAGCGTTTTGCAAGTTTGAAGACTCAAGATGCATCTGAGATGAAAGCAATGATGGAGAATCTTGTTATGGATTTGCTGACAACATTGAATTTGCCTGAATATCCTGCTTCAGCTCCTATTTTGGAG GTTCTGTGTGTCTTGTTACTCCAGAATGCTGGGCTGAAATCTAAAGACATCTCTGCACGTACAATGGCCATTGACCTTCTTGGTACAATAGCTGCGAGATTGAAGCGTGATTCGGTGCTTTGCAGGATGGACAAATTTTGGATACTACAGGAATTGGATAATGCCAGTGATGTTGATCGCAGTTATCCAAAAGGTTCGTGTTctatttgtttggatggaagggTTGAAAAGTTGTTCTTTACATGTCAAGGTTGTCAGAGGTTGTTTCATGCTGACTGCATGGGTGTAAGAGAGCATGAAGTTCCTAATAGAAGCTGGCAGTGTCAGATTTGCATCTGCAGGAAGCAACTTCTCGTATTACAATCATACTGTAAGTCGCAATGCAAGGATGGTGGGAAAAAGACTCACAATTTGTCAGAAAAGAACCCTGAAGCTTCTGATACAATTGCAAAAGTTGAAATTGTTCAACAGCTGCTATTGAATTACCTGCAAGATGTTGGTTCTGATGATGTTCATCTCTTTGTGCGCTG GTTTTATCTTTGCTTGTGGTACAAGGATGATCCACAATCTCAGCAGAAGCTCATATACTATCTTGCTAGATTGAAATCAAAAGCAATAATACGTGATTCTGGAACTACTTCATTGTTGACAAGGGATTCAGTCAAGAAGATTACTTTGGCATTGGGACAAAAGAACTCCTTCTCCAGAGGGTTTGATAAGATTCTTCATATGCTTCTG GCAAGTTTGAGGGAGAATTCTCCTGTAATTAGGGCCAAGGCTCTAAGAGCG GTTAGTATTATTGTAGAAGCTGATCCTGAGGTACTGTGCGATAGACGTGTGCAATTAGCTGTTGAGGGAAGGTTCTGTGATTCTGCAATATCTGTAAGGGAAGCAGCACTGGAACTTGTGGGCAGGCACATTGCTTCACATCCTGATGTTGGTTTGCAG TACTTTGAGAAGGTTGCTGAGAGAATTAAAGATACTGGAATTAGCGTTCGAAAACGAGCTATCAAAATTATTCGGGATATGTGCACTTCAAATGGCAACTTCTCTGGATTTACAAGTGCTTGTATTGAGATAATTTCTCGTGTTAGTGATGATGAATCAAGTATTCAG GATCTTGTTTGCAAGACATTTTATGAGTTCTGGTTTGAGGAACCTTCTGGT AGAGAGACTTGTTTTGGAGATGGTAGTTCTGTTCCACTGGAGGTGGCTAAAAGAACAGAGCAGATTGTTGAAATGTTGAGGAGGATGCCAAATCACCAACTTCTTGTCACTGTTATTAAGCGCAACTTAGCTCTTGATTTTTTCCCACAATCAGCTAAGGCTGCTGGGATCAACCCTGTGTCCCTAACATCGGTGCGCAAACGTTGTGAATTAATGTGCAAGTGCTTATTGGAAAAGATATTGCAG GTAGAGGAAATGAACAGTGAGGAAGTGGAGGTGCGTGCACTCCCTTATGTGCTGGTCTTGCATGCATTTTGTGTTGTGGATCCAAAACTCTGTGCCCCTGCCTCTGATCTTTCTCAGTTTGTGGTTACCCTACAGCCATATCTTAAGACCCAG GTTGACAATCGAATGGTTGCTCAGTTACTGGAGAgtgtaatttttataattgattCTGTTCTACCATTGCTCCGAAAATTACctcaaactgttgttgaagAACTCGAGCAGGACTTGAAGCACATGATTGTTCGGCATTCCTTTTTGACAgttgtccatgcatgcatcaa GTGTCTTTGCTCTTTGGGCAAAGTTGCAGGAAAAGCTGCTAGTGTGATTGAATATCTTATTCAGGTGTTTTTTAAACGTTTGGATACTCAGCCAGCTGATAACAAGCAG CAAGTGGGGCGGTCCCTTTTTTGCCTTGGATTGCTTATACGCTATGGAAAATCTTTGCTGAGCGACTCCAGTAACAGAAGTATTGATGTGGTCAGTAGTCTCAGCTTGTTCAAAAAATATCTCCGCATGGAGGATTTCATCGTGAAGGTTAGATCATTGCAG GCATTAGGCTTTGTTTTAATTGCTTGGCCTGAATATATGTTGGAAAATGATATCGGGAAAATACTAGAGGCAACTTTGTCTTCTGGCTGTGATGTTCGAATTAAG ATGCAAGCGTTGCAAAACTTATACGAATATCTTCTTGATGCGGAAAGTCAAATGGGAACAGATAAAGCAAGCAACAATACAATTCATTGTTCTGTAGAAGGTGGCCACAGTGTACCTGTTGCTGCAGGCGCAGGAGATACTAATATAT GGGGTATAGTTCAGTTGTATTGGGATAGTATCTTAGGTAGATGTCTGGACTTCAATGAACCGGTTCGGCAATCAGCCCTTAAG ATTATTGAAGTTGTGCTGCGCCAGGGTCTTGTTCATCCCATTACTTGTGTCCCGTACCTTATAGCCCTTGAAACAGATCCGCAGGAAGTCAATTCAAAGTTGGCTCATCATTTGTTGATGAATATGAATGAGAA GTACCCTGCATTTTTTGAAAGCC TTGGGGATGGCCTTCAAAAGTCATTCATTTTTATACAATCGATAAGTGGTATTCATGAAAATGTAAACCAGAAAGTCCAATACAAGGTCCCAGGAAATGTGAAGGGGAAACCTGATGGTGGCTCATTTTCTCAAGCAAGGCTTGGCGTCTCTAGAATATACAAGCTTATCCGTGGAAACCGAGTTTCAAGAAACAAATTTATGTCCTCAATCGTGCGGAAGTTTGATAACCCCAGCTGGAATGATTCTGTAGTCCATTTCCTGAT GTACTGTGCTGAAATACTTGCTTTGCTACCATTCACAACACCTGATGAGCCACTATATTTGATCTATGCTATAAATAGAGTAATACAAGTCAGGGCTGGGGCACTCGAGGCAAATATGAAAGGCTTGAGTATGTATTTGTCACAAAGATATCTGGAGAAGATACCTTATGAGAATGGACAGCAAGAGCCTGCTGTTAAGCCGGACTTCAATGAGGTGGCTTCAATGGATTTGAATGGGACAATTCAACATGAGCCAGCTGTTCAGCCTATTTTCAACCATACCGTGGATTTGAATGAGAGTATACGACAAGAGACAACTGATCAGCCTGTCCCAAATCATAGCATCTCACTGGAGACAAAGATACATAGCATGGGCTCTGATGTTTCTATTGTTCTTTCTGCGGATGATCTGCGGAAAGTGCAG GCTGACTGTCTGGCAGCTACTGCGTTGCAGCTTCTTTTGAAAGTAAAGAGGCACCTAAAAATTGTGTATAGCCTGAATGATGCCCGGTGCCAG GCTTTTTCCCCAAATGAACCTGCAAAACCTGGTGAGGTTCTCTCCAGACAGAACATTCCCTTCGCCATTGGTGAAATACGCACTAGTTTGCCTACCACCCATCAAGAATTGATACAAAGATATCAG GAATTCAAGAGTTCTCTGAAGGATGATGTGGTTGATTATTCGCTTTACACAGCAAATACCAAGAGGAAGCGGCCCACCCCCAGAAAAGGACGGAAATCCGGATACTTGggaggtgaagatgatgaagatgatcatgatgatgggGACTGGACAGGTGGGGTTCGCAGGCTAAGTAATAGCGGCAGAAAAGGTAACAGCAATAGGGGAAGTAGGCAGCGATGA
- the LOC121248352 gene encoding biotin carboxyl carrier protein of acetyl-CoA carboxylase 2, chloroplastic-like translates to MASLTVPCPKTFSLPRLGSTNKSQHKLLFFRRVSSPTPSVLLGSSLSHNWKQYRDWKVCAKLNELTAEKSSNSAPVLPTISGVVSPKGKDESAHLDQDTVQDESSFSAFMSQVSDLIKLVDSRDIAELRLKQSDCEILIRKKEALQPATPASMPPPLPPYAMLPSPPPPATSAAPASAPAPALPAPAKANTSSHPPLKSPMAGTFYRCPGPGEPPFVKVGDKVQKGQVICIIEAMKLMNEIEADQSGTITEILLEDAKPVSVDTPLFVIVP, encoded by the exons ATGGCGTCGTTAACGGTGCCCTGCCCTAAAACCTTCTCCCTTCCCCGTCTCGGATCCACGAATAAAAGCCAGCACAAGCTGCTCTTCTTTCGTCGCGTGTCCAGTCCCACGCCGTCTGTCTTACTCGGATCTTCGCTA AGCCATAACTGGAAGCAATACAGGGATTGGAAGGTGTGTGCAAAGCTTAATGAG CTTACGGCCGAGAAATCTTCAAATTCTGCACCCGTACTTCCAACGATATCTGGAGTTGTATCACCAAAAGGGAAAGATGAGTCGGCACATCTTGATCAAGATACTGTTCAAGATGAATCGTCATTCTCGGCATTCATGTCTCAAGTATCCGATCTTATCAA GCTTGTTGATTCAAGAGATATTGCTGAACTGCGGCTGAAGCAGTCAGACTGTGAGATCttaataagaaaaaaggaagCTTTACAGCCAGCTACACCAGCTAGTATGCCACCACCTCTACCACCCTATGCAATGCTTCCGTCTCCTCCTCCACCAGCAACGTCAGCTGCTCCTGCTTCAGCACCAGCACCTGCCTTACCTGCTCCTGCAAAGGCAAACACTTCGTCTCATCCACCACTGAAATCCCCCATGGCTGGAACATTCTATCGTTGTCCTGGACCTGGTGAACCACCATTTGTCAAG GTAGGAGATAAAGTCCAAAAAGGTCAGGTCATTTGCATCATTGAGGCCATGAAACTGATGAATGAAATTGAG GCTGATCAATCTGGAACAATAACAGAGATTCTTTTAGAGGATGCGAAACCAGTTAGTGTAGACAcg CCTCTTTTTGTCATTGTACCGTGA
- the LOC121248374 gene encoding protein PLANT CADMIUM RESISTANCE 9-like yields the protein MYPNKAEAPYAKSAPPPPTSAPPFAKPREGQWSTGLCDCFEDPSNCLITCCCPCVTVGRIVEIVDRGTTSCLIGGLISYAMGSVGCGWLYACTYRSKLRGLFSLPEAPCADWLVHCCCCACSLCQEYRELQYRGLDPSIGWEANVEKWNREGLTPPIVAPGMAR from the exons ATGTATCCCAATAAAGCCGAAGCTCCCTATGCCAAATCAGCTCCACCACCTCCAACTTCAGCCCCACCATTTGCAAAGCCTCGTGAGGGACAATGGTCTACCGGACTTTGTGATTGTTTTGAGGATCCATCCAACT GTCTCATAACATGTTGCTGTCCATGTGTCACCGTAGGCCGGATTGTGGAAATTGTTGATAGAGGGACCACAT CATGTCTGATTGGTGGCCTCATCTCCTATGCCATGGGCTCTGTTGGCTGCGGATGGCTGTACGCTTGTACATACAGGTCCAAACTGCGAGGCCTCTTCTCACTGCCAGAGGCTCCTTGTGCAGATTGGTTGGTTCATTGCTGCTGCTGTGCTTGCTCTCTTTGTCAAGAGTATAGAGAACTCCAGTATCGTGGGCTTGATCCCTCCATTG GTTGGGAAGCCAATGTAGAGAAGTGGAACAGGGAAGGACTCACGCCTCCTATAGTTGCGCCTGGCATGGCTCGTTGA
- the LOC121248295 gene encoding probable mitochondrial-processing peptidase subunit beta, mitochondrial: protein MAIKHLLALSRRSHRVATSAFANTVRSASTSPAIATPSPPPPSPPPPSAMVYDRLAEAVKSKIKELENPDPRFLKYGSPHPVVADHTRILSAPETRVTTLPNGLRVATESNLAARTATVGVWINAGSRFETDETNGTAHFLEHMIFKGTEKRTARALEEEIENTGGHLNAYTSREQTTYYARVMEKDVPKALDILADILQNSKFDENRISRERDVILREMEEVEGQTEEVIFDHLHATAFQYTPLGRTILGPAQNIRTITKDHLQNYIQTHYTAPRMVIAASGAVKHEDIVEQVKKLFTKLSSDPTTATQLVAKEPAAFTGSEVRIIDDDVPVAQFVVAFNGASWTDPDSVALMVMQAMLGSWNKSASGGKHMGSDLAQRIAINEIAESMMSFNTNYKDTGLFGVYAVAKPDCLDDLAYAIMYETTKLCCRVLEQDVIRARNQLKSSLLLHIDGTSSVAEDIGRQLLTYGRRIPFAELFARIDAVDASTVKRVANRFIWDQDIAIAAMGPIQGLPDYNWFRRRTYWNRY from the exons ATGGCGATCAAGCATCTTCTAGCCCTATCTCGTCGCTCCCACAGGGTGGCCACGTCCGCCTTCGCCAACACCGTCCGATCGGCTTCGACTTCTCCGGCTATTGCCACGCCATCACCCCCacccccctcccctcctcccccaAGCGCCATGGTCTACGACCGTCTCGCAGAAGCTGTTAAATCCAAGATCAAGGAGCTCGAGAATCCGGACCCACGCTTCCTCAAGTACGGGTCGCCCCACCCGGTCGTTGCCGACCATACCCGGATCCTCTCCGCCCCGGAGACCCGCGTGACCACCCTCCCCAACGGCCTCCGTGTCGCCACTGAGTCCAACCTCGCAGCCCGCACCGCCACCGTCGGTGTCTGGATCAACGCCGGGTCGAGGTTCGAGACCGACGAGACCAACGGTACCGCACATTTCCTGGAGCACATGATATTCAAGGGCACGGAGAAGAGGACGGCCAGGGCATTGGAGGAGGAGATCGAGAACACGGGGGGACATCTTAACGCGTACACGTCGAGGGAGCAGACCACCTACTACGCCAGGGTCATGGAGAAAGACGTGCCCAAGGCGCTCGACATCCTGGCCGATATATTGCAGAACTCCAAGTTCGACGAGAACCGCATTAGCCGCGAGCGCGACGTGATTCTCCGGGAAATGGAGGAG GTTGAGGGGCAAACTGAGGAAGTCATTTTTGACCATTTGCATGCAACGGCTTTTCAGTACACTCCTTTGGGTCGAACTATTCTTGGACCTGCTCAGAATATTAGGACAATTACAAAAGATCATCTCCAGAACTATATACAAACGCACTACACGGCACCCAGAATG GTCATTGCTGCTTCTGGAGCTGTGAAGCATGAGGACATTGTTGAGCAAGTAAAAAAATTGTTCACAAAGTTATCGTCAGACCCAACCACAGCTACTCAGTTAGTTGCAAAAGAGCCAGCAGCTTTTACTGGTTCTGAG GTTAGAATAATTGATGATGATGTCCCCGTGGCACAATTTGTGGTTGCTTTTAATGGAGCATCTTGGACAGATCCCGATTCTGTTGCTCTGATGGTAATGCAGGCTATGCTGGGTTCATGGAATAAAAGTGCTAGTGGTGGAAAGCACATGGG TTCTGACTTGGCACAGAGGATTGCCATAAATGAAATCGCAGAAAGCATGATGTCTTTTAACACCAACTATAAAGACACTGGGCTATTTGGTGTTTATGCTGTTGCTAAG CCGGATTGTTTAGATGATTTAGCATATGCAATAATGTATGAGACCACCAAGTTGTGTTGTCGAGTTCTGGAACAAGATGTTATTCGTGCGCGTAATCAG TTGAAATCTTCTCTGCTGCTTCACATCGATGGAACGAGTTCTGTAGCTGAAGATATTGGGCGCCAG CTACTTACATATGGCCGAAGAATCCCATTTGCCGAGTTGTTTGCCAGAATTGATGCTGTTGATGCAAGCACAGTAAAACGTGTTGCAAACCGATTTATTTGGGACCAG GATATTGCAATTGCCGCGATGGGGCCCATCCAGGGTTTACCTGACTACAACTGGTTCAGACGCAGGACCTACTGGAACCGCTACTAG
- the LOC121248381 gene encoding 40S ribosomal protein S19-3, which produces MATATTVKDVSPHEFVKAYSAHLKRSGKMELPEWADIVKTARFKELAPYDPDWYYVRAASMARKIYLRGGLGVGSFRRIYGGSQRNGSRPPHFCKSSGSVARHILQQLQQMNIIDVDPKGGRRITSTGQRDLDQVAGRIVVAP; this is translated from the exons ATGGCGACCGCGACGACTGTGAAGGACGTTTCGCCTCACGAGTTCGTGAAGGCTTACTCGGCTCATCTCAAGCGATCCGGCAAG ATGGAGCTGCCGGAGTGGGCAGATATTGTGAAGACTGCAAGGTTTAAGGAACTGGCTCCTTATGACCCTGATTGGTATTATGTGAGAGCTG CCTCCATGGCAAGGAAGATCTACCTGAGGGGAGGTCTTGGTGTTGGTTCTTTTAGAAGGATTTATGGTGGGAGTCAGAGGAATGGAAGTCGTCCACCCCATTTCTGCAAGAGCAGTGGTTCTGTTGCTCGCCACATTCTACAACAGTTGCAGCAAATGAACATTATTGACGTTGACCCAAAGGG TGGAAGGAGAATCACCTCAACTGGTCAGCGGGACCTTGACCAAGTTGCTGGGAGGATCGTTGTTGCCCCCTGA